The Oryza glaberrima chromosome 9, OglaRS2, whole genome shotgun sequence genome includes a window with the following:
- the LOC127784829 gene encoding tricin synthase 1-like isoform X4, with translation MAATGAGEGKETAAVAGGGGGGSLHSKTLLKSEPLYQYVLESTVFPREPDCLHELRLATANHPMAVMAASPDQVQLFGLLIELIGAKNAIEVGVFTGYSLLATALALPDDGKEGNKGRFDFAFVDADKVNFLGYHERLLQLVRVGGLIAYDNTLWGGSVAAPPAAADEAVPSGRDRSLAALAREFNAAIAADRRVKPCQLAIADGVMLCRRVA, from the exons ATGGCGGCCACCGGCGCTGGAGAAGGCAAGGagacggccgccgtcgccggcggcggcggcggaggtagcCTGCACAGTAAGACCCTCCTCAAGAGCGAGCCGCTCTACCAG TACGTGCTGGAGTCCACCGTGTTCCCGCGCGAGCCCGACTGCCTGCACGAgctccgcctcgccaccgccaatCACCCCAT GGCGGTCATGGCGGCCTCGCCGGATCAGGTGCAGCTGTTCGGCCTTCTGATCGAGCTGATCGGCGCCAAGAACGCCATCGAGGTCGGCGTGTTCACCGGGTACTCGCTGCTCGCCACCGCCCTCGCGCTCCCTGACGACGGCAAG GAGGGGAACAAGGGGAGGTTCGACTTCGCGTTCGTGGACGCGGACAAGGTGAACTTCCTCGGCTACCACGAGCGGCTGCTGCAGCTGGTCAGGGTCGGCGGCCTCATCGCCTACGACAACACGCTGTGGggcggctcggtggcggcgccgccggcggcggccgacgaggcgGTGCCGTCGGGGCGGGACCGCtcgctcgccgcgctcgccaggGAGTTCAACGCGGCgatcgccgccgaccgccgcgtcAAGCCGTGCCAGCTCGCCATCGCCGACGGCGTCATGCTCTGCCGCCGCGTGGCCTGA
- the LOC127784829 gene encoding probable caffeoyl-CoA O-methyltransferase At4g26220 isoform X1, with translation MAATGAGEGKETAAVAGGGGGGSLHSKTLLKSEPLYQYVLESTVFPREPDCLHELRLATANHPMAVMAASPDQVQLFGLLIELIGAKNAIEVGVFTGYSLLATALALPDDGKIVAIDVSRESYDEVGAPVIDKAGVAHKVDFRVGLAMPVLDELVATEGNKGRFDFAFVDADKVNFLGYHERLLQLVRVGGLIAYDNTLWGGSVAAPPAAADEAVPSGRDRSLAALAREFNAAIAADRRVKPCQLAIADGVMLCRRVA, from the exons ATGGCGGCCACCGGCGCTGGAGAAGGCAAGGagacggccgccgtcgccggcggcggcggcggaggtagcCTGCACAGTAAGACCCTCCTCAAGAGCGAGCCGCTCTACCAG TACGTGCTGGAGTCCACCGTGTTCCCGCGCGAGCCCGACTGCCTGCACGAgctccgcctcgccaccgccaatCACCCCAT GGCGGTCATGGCGGCCTCGCCGGATCAGGTGCAGCTGTTCGGCCTTCTGATCGAGCTGATCGGCGCCAAGAACGCCATCGAGGTCGGCGTGTTCACCGGGTACTCGCTGCTCGCCACCGCCCTCGCGCTCCCTGACGACGGCAAG ATCGTGGCCATCGACGTGAGCCGGGAGAGCTACGACGAGGTCGGAGCGCCGGTGATCGACAAGGCCGGCGTGGCGCACAAGGTCGACTTCCGCGTCGGCCTCGCCATGCCGGTGCTCGACGAGCTCGTCGCTACA GAGGGGAACAAGGGGAGGTTCGACTTCGCGTTCGTGGACGCGGACAAGGTGAACTTCCTCGGCTACCACGAGCGGCTGCTGCAGCTGGTCAGGGTCGGCGGCCTCATCGCCTACGACAACACGCTGTGGggcggctcggtggcggcgccgccggcggcggccgacgaggcgGTGCCGTCGGGGCGGGACCGCtcgctcgccgcgctcgccaggGAGTTCAACGCGGCgatcgccgccgaccgccgcgtcAAGCCGTGCCAGCTCGCCATCGCCGACGGCGTCATGCTCTGCCGCCGCGTGGCCTGA
- the LOC127784829 gene encoding probable caffeoyl-CoA O-methyltransferase At4g26220 isoform X2, with protein sequence MAATGAGEGKETAAVAGGGGGGSLHSKTLLKSEPLYQYVLESTVFPREPDCLHELRLATANHPMAVMAASPDQVQLFGLLIELIGAKNAIEVGVFTGYSLLATALALPDDGKIVAIDVSRESYDEVGAPVIDKAGVAHKVDFRVGLAMPEGNKGRFDFAFVDADKVNFLGYHERLLQLVRVGGLIAYDNTLWGGSVAAPPAAADEAVPSGRDRSLAALAREFNAAIAADRRVKPCQLAIADGVMLCRRVA encoded by the exons ATGGCGGCCACCGGCGCTGGAGAAGGCAAGGagacggccgccgtcgccggcggcggcggcggaggtagcCTGCACAGTAAGACCCTCCTCAAGAGCGAGCCGCTCTACCAG TACGTGCTGGAGTCCACCGTGTTCCCGCGCGAGCCCGACTGCCTGCACGAgctccgcctcgccaccgccaatCACCCCAT GGCGGTCATGGCGGCCTCGCCGGATCAGGTGCAGCTGTTCGGCCTTCTGATCGAGCTGATCGGCGCCAAGAACGCCATCGAGGTCGGCGTGTTCACCGGGTACTCGCTGCTCGCCACCGCCCTCGCGCTCCCTGACGACGGCAAG ATCGTGGCCATCGACGTGAGCCGGGAGAGCTACGACGAGGTCGGAGCGCCGGTGATCGACAAGGCCGGCGTGGCGCACAAGGTCGACTTCCGCGTCGGCCTCGCCATGCCG GAGGGGAACAAGGGGAGGTTCGACTTCGCGTTCGTGGACGCGGACAAGGTGAACTTCCTCGGCTACCACGAGCGGCTGCTGCAGCTGGTCAGGGTCGGCGGCCTCATCGCCTACGACAACACGCTGTGGggcggctcggtggcggcgccgccggcggcggccgacgaggcgGTGCCGTCGGGGCGGGACCGCtcgctcgccgcgctcgccaggGAGTTCAACGCGGCgatcgccgccgaccgccgcgtcAAGCCGTGCCAGCTCGCCATCGCCGACGGCGTCATGCTCTGCCGCCGCGTGGCCTGA
- the LOC127784829 gene encoding tricin synthase 1-like isoform X3 encodes MAATGAGEGKETAAVAGGGGGGSLHSKTLLKSEPLYQYVLESTVFPREPDCLHELRLATANHPMAVMAASPDQVQLFGLLIELIGAKNAIEVGVFTGYSLLATALALPDDGKIVAIDVSRESYDEVGAPVIDKAGVAHKEGNKGRFDFAFVDADKVNFLGYHERLLQLVRVGGLIAYDNTLWGGSVAAPPAAADEAVPSGRDRSLAALAREFNAAIAADRRVKPCQLAIADGVMLCRRVA; translated from the exons ATGGCGGCCACCGGCGCTGGAGAAGGCAAGGagacggccgccgtcgccggcggcggcggcggaggtagcCTGCACAGTAAGACCCTCCTCAAGAGCGAGCCGCTCTACCAG TACGTGCTGGAGTCCACCGTGTTCCCGCGCGAGCCCGACTGCCTGCACGAgctccgcctcgccaccgccaatCACCCCAT GGCGGTCATGGCGGCCTCGCCGGATCAGGTGCAGCTGTTCGGCCTTCTGATCGAGCTGATCGGCGCCAAGAACGCCATCGAGGTCGGCGTGTTCACCGGGTACTCGCTGCTCGCCACCGCCCTCGCGCTCCCTGACGACGGCAAG ATCGTGGCCATCGACGTGAGCCGGGAGAGCTACGACGAGGTCGGAGCGCCGGTGATCGACAAGGCCGGCGTGGCGCACAAG GAGGGGAACAAGGGGAGGTTCGACTTCGCGTTCGTGGACGCGGACAAGGTGAACTTCCTCGGCTACCACGAGCGGCTGCTGCAGCTGGTCAGGGTCGGCGGCCTCATCGCCTACGACAACACGCTGTGGggcggctcggtggcggcgccgccggcggcggccgacgaggcgGTGCCGTCGGGGCGGGACCGCtcgctcgccgcgctcgccaggGAGTTCAACGCGGCgatcgccgccgaccgccgcgtcAAGCCGTGCCAGCTCGCCATCGCCGACGGCGTCATGCTCTGCCGCCGCGTGGCCTGA